The region TTTTCACTCCACAATTAAAACAAGCCCTGTAGATGTGACTCCTGAAAATGCTCTGAGTGTTTGGAAAACAGTCTATGGCAGGTCAGGGCAAAGAAAATCTACTCCGTGCACTTTGAAAATAGGGGATCATGTCcgtgtttcaaaattaaaaggtgtattcgaaaaaggctatgagcagtcgtttacagatgaaatatttattatcgtGGACTGCTTAAAACGGATCAAACCTGTCTACAAACTAAAAGATTATGCAGGTGATGAAATTCAAGGGACGTTTTATGCAgaagagttacaaaaaataaaccccGATGCTAACCAGGTGTACCGCATCCAGAAAATTCTAGCCAGTCGTGGACGTGGTAGAAACAAGCATGTATTGGTAAAATGGCTTGGCTGGGACAAGAAATTTAACAGTTGGGTCAAGGCTTCAGAAGTGAAAGACATaagaagttgaaaaaaaaaaaaaaataaaaatgtctacaTTCAGAAATGGCTTTTATGTGACACTGCCGAGTAATTCATCGGCCTGGATTTTTCCCAACAACACGATAGCATCATTCACCGTTCGGCTAGCCAAGACAATAGAACTGTCCAGAGACTGGGAAGTGGCGTTGGTGGAACTGACATACCCAAAAACGTTCAATTCCATCACTCAACCAACACAATTTACGCTAATGAATGAGGAAACAAGATCAACAAAATGGACATACACTTTAAACAAAGGCTATTTCAGGAATATTGAAGCATTGTTGTCGGAAATGAATCATGTCATTAATACCACCCCGTCATCACCTAAGGCAATACTTAAATACAATCCTGCCAGTAGAACCGTTCGCCTGATTAGTGATAAAAGCATTTTGCTCCAAGTGTCCGGGGAGCTGTCTTACATTCTCGGGTTTGATCATGATAAGCCGTCTCACAAGTCACCCAACTCGGCAGATATCACAGGTGGTTTTTCCACCATGTTCGTGTATACAGATATTATCGAACCACAACTTGTTGGAGATACGCATGCGCCATTACTGAGATGTGTAAACATAAAAGGCGAAGACGGTGCAAatgtcaccatattttttgaaaagccaCACTACTTACCACTCACCGTGCAAAGCTTCAATACTATAAGGATTGAAATTAAGACGGACCAGAATAAACCAGTTCCGTTCCAGTATGGTAAAGTAATAATCAAGTTGCATTTTCGTCCAGCAAGATCTatcaatttttaaacatgcttgTAACAAAAAACTATGGAGATCCACGCACCTACGCATCTTATTACAAGATACAAGCTGGCAATGGTCTACCAGGGTTTCATGGTCTCCCTGTCCAGTACGGTGGTGGTATTGGTGGTATTTTTAAAGCTCTCTTCAGAAAAGCAGTGCCTCTGTTTAGGCGTGGGCTAGAAATTGCTAAACCTCATGTCAAGTCTGCAGCGAAAAGCATTGCTAATGATGTCATGAGTCACGTGGCTGGTGCTGTAATGAATAAAGTTGCAACACCCCAACAAGAAGGTTCTGGTATGATTGTTATAAAGAGaggtgttaaaagaaaaagacacacacCCCATCTAGCACTGCTCGGGCCACCTGCACGGCCCAGGAAGACAGCAAAGAGGAAAAAAGCTCGACACtctgccaaaagaaaaagaaagtcaacCAAGAGAAGATCCAGAACTAAGCAAAATTCTAGTGATATATTCTAAACATGGCTTTTGTACACTGTGCGTCAGATGAATGTGCAAAATCGGAACTGGACGTATTCCAGCTGTCACCAACACAAACCAGCATTGAAAAAAGCTACTATGCCGAAGTGCCGCCTCTCACAGCATTGTCAGAAAATGCCCCACTTGAGTTTTCCATTGCCGGAAATGATCAATACCTGGACCTCAACAACACACTCCTCTACTTAAgctgtaaaatacataaaaatgatggAACAAATCTGGCCGCCGATTCACGTGTTGCCCTTGTAAACTACCCGATTGCTTCTTTGTTCAGTCAGGTGGACATCACCATCGGGGACAGATTGATCAGCCAGAGCAATAACTGTTACCCATATCGAGCGTTTATCGAAACCGTACTAAATTACGGAGACGAGACCctgaaaacacaattttcagCTGGACTGTTCTATAAAGACACACCCGGTCACCACGAAGCCACTGCACTGGATGGCACAAATTTGGGGTTCAATAAAAGGGCTGCTTACACGTCCAGAAGCCATAGGGTTGATTTATTGGGTCACATCCATGCAGATCTCTTCTTTCAagagaaattattaattaatgggGTTGATGTAAAACTAAAGTTGGTGCGAAATAAGGATGacttttgtctgatgagcaatggTGATGAATTTAAGGTCCGCATATTATCAGCATCATTATTTGTGAAAAGAGTTCAAGTCAACCCGGCAGTCAGACTGGGTCATGCTGAGGCCTTGATGACCAGCAACGCAAAATACCCAATCGACCGGGTTCAAATGAAAGTGTTCAGCATACCTACCGGGAGTCGTGTCTGCAACcaggaaaacctgtttctgggacAGCTGCCCAAATTGGTTGTTTTGGGATTTGTTGACAATGCAGCTTTCAGTGGCAACTTTACACACAAcccctttaattttaaacataacaacATCAACTTCATGGCTCTTTACCTGGATGGAGAGCAGATACCCAGCAAGCCTCTGCAGCCTGATTTTGCTAATGGACACTGTGTCAGAGAATATTTTCAACTGGTGGAGACCGCTGACAAGAGGATGAAATCTAAGGCCCTGTTAGTTGATCGTGAAGAGTTTGCTAA is a window of Erpetoichthys calabaricus chromosome 7, fErpCal1.3, whole genome shotgun sequence DNA encoding:
- the LOC127528745 gene encoding uncharacterized protein F54H12.2-like, coding for MAFVHCASDECAKSELDVFQLSPTQTSIEKSYYAEVPPLTALSENAPLEFSIAGNDQYLDLNNTLLYLSCKIHKNDGTNLAADSRVALVNYPIASLFSQVDITIGDRLISQSNNCYPYRAFIETVLNYGDETLKTQFSAGLFYKDTPGHHEATALDGTNLGFNKRAAYTSRSHRVDLLGHIHADLFFQEKLLINGVDVKLKLVRNKDDFCLMSNGDEFKVRILSASLFVKRVQVNPAVRLGHAEALMTSNAKYPIDRVQMKVFSIPTGSRVCNQENLFLGQLPKLVVLGFVDNAAFSGNFTHNPFNFKHNNINFMALYLDGEQIPSKPLQPDFANGHCVREYFQLVETADKRMKSKALLVDREEFAKGYSPFAFNLSPDMESTGHYSLIKTGNLRAEIRFAQPLQDTVNMIVYAVFDNIIEINMRRQVIYDYS